GTTTTCTgtcccaggtgctgctgctgtaaaACCACTTTAGACTTTCGATGCTGTGAATCAAATGGCTCCTCAAAAAGATGGTTCAAATGTTAATCCCTGCAATAATCAGATAAATTATGAAGAATTTGGGCATTGGGGGAAAGATGCTTCATCAAAAGTTTGGATTGATGAGCttgactgaaaaagaaagataaaatacagGAGTGTGGTGTGTCTTACAGCTGTTCCTgatgttttcctgctgcaccaCATCTCCAGAGGAATTATGTCATTATTCTTGGAAGGAATAATATTATCAGTGGATTCTGTGCCAGTTGTGCTGCTcggattttattttctttcttagttTGATGTTTTatcccctctgctctgctttagGGTCCTGATGCTGCTGGTTCTCAGCCCTGTTAAGTGTCTGGGTGGGGTGTTTTTAAAGCCACACTGTGTGAGAGCGTGTTGTAGACGACGGGATATCAATTTACACGACCACGCAATTGATCATGGCTTATCCAACTTCATTGCTGCGTGCTctgtgcttataaaggttaCAAATTAGCTTCATACATATTACAAAAGctaagctcatcattggcttctaattacctaagttatatttgcgcaaatgctgtttctttaacCTTCTTGTGGATACTTGTTTGCtatttgctctgctttcccatccGCTTTATTCTATTCTTCTGTCACGTACACAGTTTCTCAAACACAGTGACCTTCTGATAGTTTTCTCTTACCGTGGGACCAGAGCTATAGCATCTCTCTCATGTCCTCTTTCTATCAACCATGTTTCTGCAATACTTTCCACAAGAGCGAACTTGCCCCGAGGATAAAATCCAGCAAACCTGaccctttcctgctttttcctcccAGGAGGTACATCACCTACATCTCCAAATCCGAGGTTCTTTCCAAGCCACCTTCTCCTGGCGCTGCTGAGTGTGAGCAGGTCCCGATGTATGCCAAGAACCTGCTGCTGTGCGAGGGCTCCGAGCTCTGCTTCGaggagctgagggcccagagaTACTTCAGGAGATACGAGTGCCTCAGGAGGCAGCAACAACTGGGTATCCCTCTTTTTCCACCTCTCCAAACAACTCCTTCCTGGCTCAGCTCATCCCCTGGGTTTGTCTTTTTGAGCCCCGGTTGTCCTGGTGGTGTTTCTCCCGAGGGACAGTGAGCAATTAGTGCTAAATATTGTGGTGCAGACCAAATATATCTGTTTGAAATGCAAGCAGCTTGTAAGGACCACATTGAGAAACCCAGGATTGATTGTTTCATTGAATATCGTTGTTTAATCATTagtggaagaggagagagaCTTCCTGAGGAAAAAGGAGTTGGCTATGCTGGAACTCCAGGCCCTGCAGAAGAGGCTGGAAGAGCTGAGCAAAGGCCTGGAGGAAACCAGGCTGGAACCAGGAGCTGAACCGATCCAGAGGGTGGTGAGTGTGTCCTGGGATGGGCATGGGATTTGTCCCACAAAATTGAACCGTGCTTGAGGAACCAGAGTGGATTGTTCACCAAATCTGGAAGTTGTGGCTGCAATACTGATACAGGCACCTGGAGCAACTTGGAATACTCAGATTTTAGTGGTTACACCCCCAAGTTTGGGTTTGTATCTCTAGAGTCCAATTTTAGAAAGTTCTCCAAAGTGTGACAAGCTGCTCTGGTCGTGCAGAACTGAAGGGCAAATGGCAATGACTGTACCTGGGGGGGGGTTTGGGTGTCGAAGGACGTTTCTTGGCCGGACTTTGTGGGATGTTTGAGCGTCGTTTCTCACCCCTAAAGGTGCCCCCATGTACcaggcccagcacagccctgccaggggaCTGCGTGGCACACGTTCCAACCTCAGGTGTGCCCgaggtgccagagcagccccagtCCAGTGTtggcccagcccctgctcccaccctgccaCCAGTGAAGCCCCTCGGCCGCCGGGTCCCATCAGCCTCCctgtgggaaggaagggaggagaaggacacagccagagctcagccagAGCTTGGGGAGCTCCAGAAGAGTTTGGTGCACCCTCCCTTCAGTGCTGTCTCAGCTCAGGAACAGGCACATCCCAACTCAGCTCAACAGTGAGTATGAACAGGCTCCTTCCATTTGTGTCCTCAGCGCCTACACTGGCTGGGAATGAACTAAAAAGGAGTCTTTCTACcccttctgaaaagaaaaaaacaaacccacccaCCTGAAGTTGCCTGTGGAAACTGGTATTTGTTAGGCACGGAGCAAACTTAGTCCTCACTGCAGTGTTTAATTCCTTTAACCCGCTGTGGTTTAATTATGATAAGAGGGAATTGGGTGTGTAACtgcctggctgtccctggaATAAACACCAGGAATGCCTTGGTCATGCAGATCCCACTCCGAGGTCTCCAGAGAAGGATAAAATTGTTGGTATTTTTCTGCTGCacttctgctgtgggactgggccaatagaggacacagaactgggggcagagggagaaacCCAGGCTGGCAAAGGGAGGGTGGCTGAGTAGGCTTGGCCAAGTTGGAACCAGTTATTCACTCATATCATGGAATTCCTTGGAGGCAAACTGTGGCCAAGGAGAGTGTTGAATGCATTTTAACCTTTCTAAAGAACTCTGCTGCCTTCCAGGTTTTGTATTCACTGGCAGTTGTAGGAGGATCTTTCAGGGGTTGATATTTAATAATATTCTAAAGGACTTCTCACTTCACTTAGAGATTAAAATGGGATTTAAACAGCTTTTATTCCAAGCTAATGTTCTCACTCTTTCCTCTGAAGGCACCCTAACAAGAGATCCACTGGATTAACTCCTGCTGTGGATGTGAAGGAAGGTGAGGAGCCCAGTTTGGATGGACACTGATGCTGTTGGTGTGACTGGTCCTGGCTGGGGATCAATAATTGCGTGTGGACACTGGTTCCAGCCCTGGCAAAGCTTTTTGacttccccagctccatccctgtgtGTCTGGGCAaggtctctctccctcccttccacGGATCCAGCCCCTGTTCCCAC
This Pseudopipra pipra isolate bDixPip1 chromosome W, bDixPip1.hap1, whole genome shotgun sequence DNA region includes the following protein-coding sequences:
- the LOC135406051 gene encoding mitotic checkpoint serine/threonine-protein kinase BUB1-like; protein product: MYAKNLLLCEGSELCFEELRAQRYFRRYECLRRQQQLVEEERDFLRKKELAMLELQALQKRLEELSKGLEETRLEPGAEPIQRVVPPCTRPSTALPGDCVAHVPTSGVPEVPEQPQSSVGPAPAPTLPPVKPLGRRVPSASLWEGREEKDTARAQPELGELQKSLVHPPFSAVSAQEQAHPNSAQQHPNKRSTGLTPAVDVKEASGNVSQATSNTSLGGWMWATLLKAQPLPTGHMKEALDFLMDIFQMPILPQPSPLESSNVELEALCRKNEPDGCLKADGAVPATRAFSIFQDENKKENSRIPQLKNKAEESRSLAEGSLTDRAAECPVTDQVELPVQDWKWW